One genomic region from Esox lucius isolate fEsoLuc1 chromosome 24, fEsoLuc1.pri, whole genome shotgun sequence encodes:
- the LOC105020658 gene encoding hepatocyte growth factor activator, whose amino-acid sequence MIYLVLLFLPYVFSARSERMVLTGYETLSTRNLTRDIKKVLTVDGKECKFPFRQGGSIHHHCISISSSRSWCSLTHNFDQDSLWGYCSPETTQPRDLCQVNPCQNGGVCTQVPNRLSFDCSCPKSFTGRLCDQRKCFETIHLRYYDNGESWGRIHLRNVERCTCADGDISCERVPYIGCSKNPCENDGACRLLTATREEVCACRAGYSGPYCRIDSSQRVVVPLLPLNSPAETSPADQAKPAKKPVCGKRHNRIIPGPMGRILGGISAQHGSHPWMAAIYIGVDSFCAGTLVASCWVVSAAHCFFRSPLVSKIRVILGQHEFNVTTPDTRTFGVEKYIFPKSFSVYNPTLHDIVLLKLKKKNGRCVKKNKFIRPICLPDKDMIFPDHYCCQISGWGHKYEKQNQYNNLQEAGVRIVPFKTCTKPEVYGNHVTPNMVCAGINRCVDACQGDSGGPLACAKDDVSFLYGVISWGEGCGNTGKPGVYTKVVNYVNWINTIIKRKPKTE is encoded by the exons ATGATATACCTTGTTTTACTTTTCCTACCGTATGTCTTCAGTGCTCGGAGTGAA CGAATGGTACTCACAGGATATGAAACATTGAGTACGAGAAATTTGACCAGAGATATTAAAAAAG TTCTAACAGTCGATGGGAAAGAATGTAAATTCCCCTTCCGTCAGGGAGGATCCATTCACCACCACTGCATCAGCATCAGCTCATCCAGATCTTG GtgttctctcacacacaacTTTGACCAGGACTCTTTGTGGGGCTACTGTTCACCTGAGACCACTCAACCCAGGG ACCTGTGTCAGGTGAATCCATGCCAAAATGGTGGCGTCTGCACTCAGGTCCCAAACCGACTATCGTTTGACTGCTCCTGTCCTAAGAGCTTCACCGGGAGGCTGTGCGATCAGA GGAAGTGCTTTGAAACCATACACCTGAGATATTATGACAATGGAGAGTCCTGGGGGAGGATTCACCTTCGCAACGTGGAGCGGTGTACATGTGCAGACGGAGACATCTCCTGTGAGAGAGTCCCCTACATTG GCTGCAGCAAGAACCCCTGTGAGAACGACGGTGCCTGCCGGCTCCTCACTGCCACCAGGGAGGAGGTGTGTGCCTGCCGCGCTGGTTACAGTGGACCATACTGCCGTATTG ATTCCTCACAGAGAGTGGTGGTGCCGCTGCTGCCACTCAACTCCCCCGCCGAAACCAGCCCAGCTGATCAGGCCAAGCCAGCCAAGAAGCCTGTGTGCGGGAAGAGGCACAACAGGATCATTCCGGGGCCCATGGGGCGCATCCTGGGCGGCATCTCTGCCCAGCACGGCAGCCACCCCTGGATGGCGGCCATCTACATAGGCGTTGACAGCTTTTGCGCGGGCACCCTGGTGGCCTCCTGTTGGGTGGTGTCCGCCGCCCACTGCTTCTTCCGCAG CCCCCTTGTGTCAAAGATTCGTGTGATTTTGGGCCAGCATGAGTTCAACGTAACAACCCCTGACACCAGGACCTTTGGAGTGGAAAAGTACATCTTTCCAAAGAGTTTCTCTGTCTACAATCCAACTCTCCATGACATTG TTCTGTTAAAACTGAAGAAGAAGAATGGCCGCtgtgtgaaaaaaaacaagtttATACGGCCAATCTGCCTGCCGGATAAAGACATGATCTTCCCAGACCACTACTGCTGTCAGATTTCAGGCTGGGGACACAAGTACGAGA AGCAGAATCAATACAACAACTTGCAGGAGGCTGGAGTGCGGATCGTCCCATTCAAGACGTGCACTAAGCCTGAAGTCTACGGCAACCACGTGACACCGAACATGGTCTGTGCCGGCATCAACCGATGTGTGGACGCCTGCCAG GGTGACTCAGGAGGCCCCCTAGCCTGTGCAAAGGATGATGTCAGCTTCCTGTATGGTGTCATCAGCTGGGGCGAAGGCTGTGGAAATACTGGGAAGCCTGGCGTCTACACCAAAGTTGTTAACTATGTGAACTGGATCAACACAATTATTAAGCGCAAGCCCAAGACTGAATAA